AAATTTCACCATGGGGTATGTCAACTGTGCGATCAATATTTTCAATGTTTGGAAACAACGAACGAACGCCGGCGAAGAAAGAATTACAATCTTACTTTCCCCGTGAAAAGATACTATAAATTATCACACCATGCTACCTCAGCACTATGTGCGACTTCTCCGCCCGACTATATTGCTTACCAGGTAAAGTTTTTCAAAAAGTTCTCAATTTGAATTATGTGATGCAATTTTCGCCCATTCCTTCTAGAACGTCCCGAAGCTTTTCCTCACCTTCGGAAACGATCCGAACACAGTACAGCAACGTCGATCAGCGGGAGGTGGAAAATTTGTCCAAACAGTCCAGCGAATGGTGGGATCCTCAAGGTCCGCTACGTGGGTTACATGCGATGAACTCACTTCGTGTTCCGTTGATTCGGGATGGGCTGATCGCAACCGGGGCCGTGGACAAAAGCCTCATCCAAAAGCCGAACGTACTTGAAAGCTTAAACATCCTCGAGGTTGGTTGCGGGGGAGGAATTCTGACCGAAGCCCTTGCTAAACTGCACTCCAACGTGGTTGGTATCGATCCAAGCGAAAAGTTGATCAGCGTCGCCAAGGAGCATGCGAAGGATAGCGCATCGCTCAGGCCGGAACATCTTCAGTATCATGTAGAAACCATCGAGCAGCATGCGGCCAAGCATGCCGAACGGTACGATGCGGTAGTTGCGTCGGAAGTGTTGGAACATGTCAATGATAAGGTGGCGTTTGTTGAGCAGTGTCTCGCTGCGCTGAAACCGGGCGGATCTATGTTTCTGACCacaatcaacaaaacaactcCCTCGTGGCTGGGGGCCATCGTTGCTGCGGAGCAGATTTTCCATCTCGTCCCGGAAGGAACGCACGATTGGGACAAGTTTATATCGCCGCTCGATTTGCAACGAATTCTCTCCAGCTACAACTGCACCACGATTCTGGTGCATGGAATGTTTTACCAGTTTTGGTCCAATCAGTGGTGCTGGACAAAGAACACTGAGATAAATTATGCACTGCATGCCGTCAAAATAAAGGAGCAATAAGCGTTGCTTTTAATAAATTAACTTAATGTA
This genomic interval from Anopheles merus strain MAF chromosome 3L, AmerM5.1, whole genome shotgun sequence contains the following:
- the LOC121599364 gene encoding ubiquinone biosynthesis O-methyltransferase, mitochondrial, which gives rise to MLPQHYVRLLRPTILLTRTSRSFSSPSETIRTQYSNVDQREVENLSKQSSEWWDPQGPLRGLHAMNSLRVPLIRDGLIATGAVDKSLIQKPNVLESLNILEVGCGGGILTEALAKLHSNVVGIDPSEKLISVAKEHAKDSASLRPEHLQYHVETIEQHAAKHAERYDAVVASEVLEHVNDKVAFVEQCLAALKPGGSMFLTTINKTTPSWLGAIVAAEQIFHLVPEGTHDWDKFISPLDLQRILSSYNCTTILVHGMFYQFWSNQWCWTKNTEINYALHAVKIKEQ